In Halobaculum sp. XH14, a single genomic region encodes these proteins:
- a CDS encoding acyltransferase has protein sequence MISKLLADSYDVFYTIRTWLEREYYTFKLTQQAQEVGDDFIVNGPSRLSPNSVIGTNVKFNGMEVRGDGYLKIGDNFRSAPGCKIVTRNHDYDDSDAVPYDHSYVRKDVEIGDNVWFGVNVIVVPGVEIGEGAIIQAGSVVTQDVPKGAIAGGHPAEVFSYRDMEHYERLKEEGKFVPPSA, from the coding sequence ATGATATCGAAGCTCCTTGCGGACTCATACGATGTATTCTACACGATCCGAACGTGGTTGGAGAGAGAATATTACACGTTCAAACTCACTCAACAAGCTCAGGAAGTCGGGGACGATTTTATCGTGAACGGCCCCAGCCGACTCTCCCCGAACTCGGTGATCGGAACCAACGTGAAGTTCAACGGAATGGAAGTACGTGGTGACGGCTACCTGAAAATCGGCGATAACTTTCGGTCAGCTCCAGGGTGTAAGATCGTCACCAGAAATCACGACTACGATGACAGCGATGCCGTTCCCTATGACCATTCCTACGTGCGGAAGGACGTGGAAATCGGAGACAACGTCTGGTTCGGTGTCAACGTCATCGTGGTTCCGGGAGTGGAAATCGGGGAAGGTGCGATCATCCAGGCGGGGTCAGTGGTAACTCAGGACGTTCCAAAGGGAGCAATCGCGGGTGGCCACCCTGCTGAAGTTTTCTCTTACAGGGACATGGAGCATTACGAACGGCTGAAAGAGGAAGGGAAGTTCGTTCCACCTTCCGCATAA